The stretch of DNA ACAAATTTGATGATCATATGTGTTCGTAAGTTATTCGAGTTTAGTTCAAAAAGATCAAATTTGACTTAGTCATTGTTAACTTCGAGTTCAAGGGAGCTGAATTtgaatagtatatatatatatttgatttttagatagtatttaaaattttcaatttaaactcAAACTTTAACTTTAATTTTGAGTTCGAGGTTAAGGCGAGAAAATTGAGCTTATCTTTAATAAGGTAAGCAAGCTTAATCGAGCCTAGGGGCGAATCTAGAAATATTTTTAAGGGgtcaaaattgaattataaatttttgtgaggctaaagtataattttatcttgtATTGACATATGATTTCATCACTATTGAAAggactatataaaaaaaatttcattttagggggccaaagtgcaattttatcacATAGTAACttttaattctattatttttaggGACCTAAAAAACAAATTTTCCATTTAGGGACCCCTCTAAATTCGCTCCTGATCGAGTCTACACGAATGAGCTCAAATAGTTTCACATTTATTCCAAATCGTATTCAAGCTTTAAGAAATGAAACTTGAGTCGAGTTTCGAGCTTCAAATTCTGGGTTCAACTTGGCTCAGTTACACTTTTAGTTGTAAATCTTagatcaattaaaaataactGCAGGTAGATGAGGCTTTACACAAAATTGATGATCACCTTCCAGCCAAAGCTAAGCAAGCAATTAACCAAGCCCAATACTTGGTTCACAAGACAGCCCAACATGCTTGGAAACTAGTCGACGAGGCACGAACTAACGGACCACGAGGAGCGTTGCATTACGCCACAGCCGAGTACAAGCACCTCATGGTCATAAACTCAACCAAGTTATGGGTCAAGCTGAATCACAACTCGGCTTTCCACTCGGTTGCTGAGTGGGTTACTCCAACAGCAGCTAATTGGTCAGGTAAGTACAACAATTTAATTAACGATATGAGTGGCAAAGGTTATATTGTTTTTGGTTATCTGCCACTGATACCTGTAGATGAATTTGGTGAGGCAATTAAGGTAGCTAAAGCGAAGGAAAAAGAACATTTAAATGATCATAAATCAGATTCTAGTTCTGATTCAGAGTAgggatttcattttttttgtttttgtaaatagAAAATCTAGTAATTTGTGTTGGTGAGAGGCATATTGTGGAAAACTGTCTAGTTTGCCACTGTAAATTGGGTGTGTTTGCTtgtatataaaattaacattatatGATAATGTTCAACACGGTACGAGGACGATctgtttaataaatataaaattaatattgtaaATACAATATGAATGCGTAAAGACGGCATGTTTATTGcaatatgatgttttaaatatatgCAAGGAATTGTTGATTGAACTTTAATTCGATTGGTTTCAGTATTGTTGCTAACGCAGGAATACGTAAATTctagattaatgttaaaaaaaattatatatatgcaaGGAGtcagagaaaaaaaaattgttcatgtCCTTACATATTCATATTTGATGTTTGTTTAATTTTGGGTAATATAGATTTGGGGTAGTGTCAAGTTTTTTGAATCGGATCAGATGGGTTGATCAAATCGATTGAATAGGGAATTAGTCAGGATATTGGTCCGAGTAAGAACCAATTGAACTGAATAAAAAACTAgttaaattagatttttaatattttttatgaatttgtaataatttatttaatcaaatcaaacGAACCAATCGGATTAATAAGCTAATGGCTTGATTGATTCGACCATCAATCTGATTTTAAAAACCTTGAGTAATGTAACTTTGTCTAAGATCAACTCAAAAGCAAGGCTTGGGTATCGACTACATACCACAATGGTATATCTCTATTGAAAGTTTCGTAaaccaatattaaataaaaggTTGAATTATGTAATTTGTccttgtataatatatataatatataagttGTGTATTTAGTTCCTATAATTTGGTCTTTTTAGTCATTGCacttttcaaatattaaaattatagttCTTACCAAATGATAGTCGTTAAATTCATAAAGTTAActtttgttattttcaaaatttgacgtaataaacatattatcatatgtataaTATCGTGTCAATTGTTATTTTcagatattattaaaaataaaaattaattgatttgacTACATTCATTTGTGTAAACTAAATCTATAACCTTACACATAGTGTAAGATTAATACTAAATTTTAACCAATCAGATTTAATTGTTTTCATCCGagtcaatattaaaattttaaaatttaaaaagtatagggactaaaattaatcaaaaagtacaaatattaaatttgatccattaaaatatagagattaaattcaCAATTTTCACATAATACATtgactaataacataatttaataaaaaaattatatattgagATGTCCCCACCCCCCACCATTTGGGCCATTATTGTTCCATTGATTGAGAAAATATAGAAAGACCAACCTCAATAGTACTAAAACCTCTAGTGGGTCATTTTTGTGAAAAGTATGGGCTCATTGGGTTCAAGAAATTGGGTTATAAATCCATTAAatctatatttattatatttaagatttataaagtgaattttaaattagtataaaGTTATTGAAAAcccttatttttaaaaatcaataaatattattttaacgaTTATGTTACCTTTTTCATATAATAAATGGGAATCAAATCCAAAgcaatatgtttttttaatatcaattttactatttcaatgtcaaatttaattatcatattaattttttagatttattacatatatttttcaccCATAATATAGATGTATCATAAGCTAGTATGAAAAATAGAGTTGAAGAGAAAACGCCATCCATAGATCTCTCGTTATGAAATTTGATTTGACTTCACACTGAATATGGCAAGACCTTCAATCTACTCTAAAAAGAGAGATTCGTATATAAAAAAAAGCAATCGAAGTGATATGAAGAAGTTTTTGCAAAATATTTTGTTCTATTAATgtcttttaaaacaaattaatataaATCTTAGCTTCAAAGCTTGTCAATTGTGTCTACTTTAagtatctatatatatttttcattcgcTTTCTCATTTTAGTCTTTGAATTTAAATTCTATATAAGTGTGATAATGTATCACTTTGAAATTTCGCTATATCATTAcgtgaaatttaaaatatatatttttaaatttttagataatGACACAATCTCAAAATATCACATTACAACGAGAAATCATTTTATGGACCATTCTCACCGCATCATTCATGGTccctttccaattatttaatgataatttagaaattttttccatgtcattgatacataattttggttgttatttttttctaaacatTGAACCTCGAACCCTAAACCATGAAGTGTTCAGGGGATTCGGGGTTCAAGATTCAAGATTCAAAAATTTAAGATCAAGATtcgagataaaaaaattaaaattatgtatcaataacatgaaaatttttattaaaatattattaaataattaaaaataatccaTAAAAAATATAGTGGGAAGAACACATAAAATAAATTCTCCATCACAACACTTTTacaaatatacaatttcaaaacatatacCATAACTTAAATTGTGAAGTTTTGTTTTaagaacaaaaaaacaaaaagagaaagaaaattcatggttaaatatttgttttcttctttatGTGTCTTTAAGAATCCAAATGTGAAATGGTTAAAGCATGGGAAAGTGACTTAATGATCAGCTGTTTGAGAACAGCTAATCTGcattaatttttactaaaatttaattaataacctAATATGGGGACCTGGCTGGATTGCAGATTAAGGATTTTGGGAcaaaatatattgttattttatccATTTTCCAGAAGATCATGTATCAACTTgactatctatctatctatctatatatatatatatatataataaagctaCTTTTTATAAAAAGAGAGAGTTTTACTTTTGAATTAGTTAATGGCTAAAACATTTCCTCGTTTACATCACACCCTCTTCCTTGTTCCAAATGGTTAAAGAATTTCtttctaaaaacaaaaaaaagttaaatgcTCGTTAGATTTTTTAGGGCTCATTTTGGGGTCAATTTTTTTAGAATCGTCGTATAAAGGTTTAAGCTTTATTAATTTTATGCACTTTAGTTTAGTTTGTAGTAAAAATTAGATGAATTTCGACGTGTTTAGAATAAAACACATGGTAACTGAATCAAATATTACTTAAAAAGACAAGTAAGCAATCAAAACATAatttgaaatatgatatatgaCATTTGAGAAGCCCTTATTTGACCATTTTCAAAATGGTTTGGTCTTTATTTGAGCACTTTTATAAATGTTAAATCCTTATATGACCATTTTGAAAGATTTACCGAAAGGTTGAGTTCTAATTTGAgtatttaatctttaaaaaacaACGAATTCACATCCATTAAATGTTGGGTACGGATACATGTTTAAGGTAAGTCAAACATAAGTGTCAAACACGAATAATAGAACTAGGAAGAATTCAAGAGTTTGAGTAACATAGACTATGTCTACTCTAGACACACGAGGAAATAtcttatttcttaaaaataaatgtcATATATAGATTTTAAAGTATGGTGAAGATTTTAAAGTAACCCCGGAgtttcaaaacattttaatcGAATCTTCTAAGCATTAGTACACTATCATTTAGGTCTTTCGCCAATCTAGCCATAAGCTTAATTGTTAAATGCCAactcaaatttaatataaatcatACTTAAAACACGTGTACCAATTATATAAACAAATGGAGTCATTGAAGTTTTTTTTAACCTAACAGATCTAAGTTATTCATGCAATAAATTCACACGGTCTATTTTAAATATGCATCACAATGAATTTGAGTTAATATTCAATACTCAATTTTACGTAAGAATCTCATTAATACTTTTAAAGATTTAATCAATTAAAGTCAATTTAAAATCCGAATTATAATTAAGGGATCACTAATATAATTAACCCATAATCAAAGGGCAAAATAAGGTTTCAATCTTTTCCAACCATTTTCTAATGTTCTTCATTTATTCTAATCATTGGGCATCAAAATTCATTCATATCAAATATATTCACATCTTTTTCTATTCATTGACTTAGGAAGAAGTTTATAAAGCATCATCTAATCAAAATCGAACAACTCTCAATATGTTTGGTATTATCtctaataagattttatttctctaactttatcgaAAACCCAAGTGTTTGATGGAGTGAAAACGTAGCGAGTCTTGAGTTTGCACCCTCAAACACCTTACCTATAGCTTATAGGTCATCAATGGGAAAGAATGGTATCACTTAAGCTAGCTATAGCCTCACATGTTTAGGTACTCTCAAGGTGCTCATAGCTCTCatttatcaacttttttttttaataaaaagagagATTAACTTTAATCATTATAAGATGATATCACACTACATCAGATAAATCTTCAGGTAGAGATTGAAGTTCTTGGCAAAGTTGAGGAAGCAGAACTTCGAAAACCATACTGAATGTCCAAGTTCATGgagaattttttgaaattttcattatgtCTTCTAATTTCTTTGAAAACTTTAATTATgtcctttaaaattttagaaaattcttattaatttcataaaaattttaaaaattttaactagaCCCCTAATTTTAAGAAATCTCATTAAactcttaaaattttgaaaatttagtcaCAAGATCCACCACAGTCCAAGTCCACAAATTTCATGgaatttggaaaaagaaaattgtAGAGAAAAATCATTGAAGAGAAAGAGTTGACTTGGaatttaatatacaaattttTACCCATGAATTGTTAATCTTTTACAACAATTTCTTCAAATTCTTAACAAAAACTAAACAACAATTAAGCTATAAGAATCTAAAACAGTTTCGTTGTAAAGATTACAATTCAGCAACTATTAATTTTACTCTCACTattatattacattaattaaatttcaaaaaatatatttataaaaatatataagagtTTAAAGAGTCCAAACCCGGTAAATTAAGAGTTCCGATTCGTTGGTTGACGTACAGAAATCTGAACCGGAATCGGTCTACCGGTACCAGACCCACCACAACTGCTACACGCCATTCGACCGGACCCGGCGCAAGTCCGACAACCGATATCTCCATCGGACCAACGAGTGCAAATGCACGTGATGCGACCCGTGCCGTTACAAGTCGGGCATCTTTGAAACGGACCGGCCATGGGTTTTTGATCCATGACGGATTTGACTAAGACGGCACCAGCTAAAACGCTTAAGCCGGTGGCCACCTGAGTCAAAACGGCCGGAAACATGTCGCCGGAGATGGGATCGGAAGTTTTCCTTGTTGGAATTTAATGAGGGTTATGGAGCagtgaagaggaagaagaaagaaccaaatagcagccaaagaataaataaatagaatttgagaaattaaaaattctatatttgagattttttttaattgagaaaaattaaaataattggctgtgaattttatggaaaaaaataaattaattaaaaaaagaaaaagagttttgaGAATATTATATAAATGGTTAAATTGTTTTAGTCACTCATTTTGTaaagaaaatttcaatttaatccctatcaatagAGAAATTACGAATTTTAGTTACTCCCGGTTTaatttaaatccctaattgaATACTCACggagtgtttttttttaattgatataataataaatttattcctcaatatttacattttctgtcactttagtcttaattttaaaaatctaacaaatttaactctcaatatttacacattcggTCCATTTGATCTTGATTATTAGAAATTCGTCgaatttaacccttaatatttaAGATCGAGACCAAATTGACAGAATGTATTAATACTTATTCAAGTAATTTATGTACCTAATTGTCTTTTcattattattgaaaaaaatattttcaacataaaattaaataaaataattaaaattgaatataaaaattacactaacgtaattt from Gossypium hirsutum isolate 1008001.06 chromosome D04, Gossypium_hirsutum_v2.1, whole genome shotgun sequence encodes:
- the LOC107898624 gene encoding REF/SRPP-like protein At1g67360, with translation MESMEMKEVKFENKDLKHLGFVRVVAIHALVCVSNLYEYAKQNSGPLRSTVEGAVTTVVGPVYEKFKDVPDHLLQFLDKKVDEALHKIDDHLPAKAKQAINQAQYLVHKTAQHAWKLVDEARTNGPRGALHYATAEYKHLMVINSTKLWVKLNHNSAFHSVAEWVTPTAANWSGKYNNLINDMSGKGYIVFGYLPLIPVDEFGEAIKVAKAKEKEHLNDHKSDSSSDSE
- the LOC107898623 gene encoding uncharacterized protein, giving the protein MFPAVLTQVATGLSVLAGAVLVKSVMDQKPMAGPFQRCPTCNGTGRITCICTRWSDGDIGCRTCAGSGRMACSSCGGSGTGRPIPVQISVRQPTNRNS